One window of Corallococcus caeni genomic DNA carries:
- a CDS encoding type VI immunity family protein, producing the protein MKQSHPAIQLRDKGGWLAAQDGLVVSFYLHRSPEEVAPAIWRSLQRYLQVIPPKTLNWYVSDEGDMAPLDDAGWEQIRQYLLEPPWSGAWAIELSESPSEAGSYQFEYYGRRLGDPLYKDPATSVSFAFPTQDLREHGALRMRALALELSEELPFNFGYVSPAIVSPHGYWSSGDGHLLETLLTRYPSLDLYHASAYSSVIGAHALSPAWLTFLGQPLLGQLGGINALRNALPFPEVSLLPMVGDRVLVTLDEWPAPIDIEREAIPPQYRALARLMEPFFFQYQGEALLPHQQDVNLRIRRFL; encoded by the coding sequence ATGAAGCAATCCCATCCCGCCATTCAGCTTCGAGATAAAGGCGGTTGGCTGGCCGCGCAGGACGGCCTCGTCGTCTCCTTCTATCTCCACCGTTCCCCTGAAGAAGTCGCGCCTGCCATCTGGCGCTCCCTCCAGCGCTATCTCCAGGTCATCCCGCCCAAAACCTTGAATTGGTACGTCTCGGACGAAGGAGACATGGCCCCATTGGATGATGCGGGCTGGGAGCAGATCCGGCAGTACCTGCTTGAGCCCCCATGGAGCGGCGCCTGGGCGATCGAGCTGTCGGAAAGCCCTAGCGAAGCGGGAAGCTACCAATTCGAGTACTACGGGCGGCGGCTGGGGGATCCCCTCTACAAGGATCCGGCCACGTCCGTTTCATTCGCCTTCCCGACCCAGGACCTGCGGGAGCACGGCGCACTCCGGATGCGCGCACTGGCCCTCGAGCTGTCGGAAGAATTGCCTTTCAACTTCGGATACGTCAGTCCCGCCATTGTCTCGCCGCACGGCTACTGGTCTTCGGGGGATGGGCACCTTCTTGAGACGCTCCTCACCCGATACCCCAGCCTGGACCTCTACCACGCCAGCGCCTACAGCTCGGTCATTGGCGCGCACGCCCTGAGTCCCGCCTGGCTCACCTTTCTAGGTCAGCCCCTGTTGGGGCAGCTGGGTGGCATCAACGCGCTCCGGAACGCGCTTCCTTTTCCGGAGGTCTCCCTGCTTCCCATGGTCGGCGACCGTGTGCTCGTCACCCTGGACGAATGGCCAGCCCCCATCGACATAGAGCGGGAGGCCATCCCTCCCCAGTACCGCGCGCTGGCACGCCTGATGGAGCCCTTCTTCTTCCAATACCAAGGCGAAGCGCTCCTCCCCCACCAACAGGATGTCAACCTGCGGATCCGCAGGTTCCTCTGA
- a CDS encoding Ig-like domain-containing protein, whose protein sequence is MPVFHGARRLALCLLTFVLACGSTEPDPTPGEGEDNGKVAALTLTPNGATLLVGETLTLAAQALDDSGHTLKNVQVTWSSYLPEYATVTDGRVTGVAPGGTVITAKVGAVSTTLSVVVLPGDASLPSSDEVLTSAHEAGLINDEELLAYRVYAAFSDPRLPLQYKARVEPGFDVTPLEELHSRFDDLSAPMQDALGMYLLRPDDPGSWLNAPLPDARLRSMARPTCRPSSDRWDSPSKSFSKVKVWYQFTVKGQREQAVLLDEAMEKEIWPKLMALGLKEPLTDESSAGCYGGSPQLDIYLTPNMAGRGLTLPEGLDNTQAATYILLWDGLAGDDLKGAATHELMHAIQWSYKTKGPQSGYGWIRDATANWAIDQVYGQKLQLEHDYADCFMSSPELSLEDRSPGHCTSPAAGSSAARDYGAYLFFQFLAKKHGPNVVVAALEKLTTETSSLTAVDSAVPGRLEKTWPEFAKVLWNQAPIDAKAESFAKWDQLTEKVKSTALNGDLAGAPEKKEELHDELKNLSNHYEHFTFSDPNTRSLLFHNGWFKNITESKDPVKVIALWNDASGTWHEEDWSDYEYVGLCRDMKSQRAQDLIIITSNAKFQPGGGGSLKAQKTPYLKRSNVGCWKYKGTSKAVLTGANWSGQGKILDSNLEYQVLGAFANADYDHPSLPHTKRLGAFMIMPASGDFTLDVDYNFGGCRYTHGPTKYALVANGGVMVMNPFNELKSPDPDTQNWLSHASRSYTSAIGDGRIVDIAVGGGPDCKGPEKDAPGTIVLTDSGSPPLAKPNGELSGTFLYAGSTFTWTLQPQMEP, encoded by the coding sequence ATGCCTGTGTTTCATGGAGCCCGCCGGCTCGCGTTGTGCCTGCTCACGTTCGTCCTCGCCTGTGGTTCCACCGAACCGGATCCGACGCCCGGGGAGGGCGAAGACAACGGCAAGGTCGCCGCGCTCACCCTCACGCCGAACGGGGCGACGCTCCTGGTGGGCGAGACGCTGACCCTGGCCGCGCAGGCGCTCGACGACAGCGGCCACACGCTCAAGAACGTCCAGGTGACCTGGTCCTCCTACCTGCCCGAGTACGCCACCGTGACTGACGGCCGGGTGACAGGCGTGGCTCCCGGCGGCACGGTCATCACCGCCAAAGTGGGCGCGGTGAGCACGACCCTGTCCGTGGTCGTGCTGCCGGGCGACGCATCCCTTCCTTCGAGCGACGAGGTCCTCACGTCCGCGCACGAGGCAGGCCTCATCAACGACGAGGAGCTGCTGGCCTACCGGGTGTACGCCGCGTTCAGCGATCCCCGGCTGCCCCTCCAGTACAAGGCCCGCGTCGAGCCGGGCTTCGACGTCACCCCGCTCGAAGAGCTCCACTCGCGCTTCGACGACCTCTCCGCGCCGATGCAGGACGCGCTCGGGATGTACCTGCTGCGTCCGGACGACCCGGGCAGCTGGCTCAACGCGCCCCTGCCCGACGCCCGGCTGCGCAGCATGGCGCGGCCCACCTGCAGGCCCAGCTCGGACAGGTGGGACTCCCCCTCCAAGTCCTTCTCGAAGGTGAAGGTCTGGTACCAGTTCACCGTCAAGGGACAGCGCGAGCAGGCCGTCCTCCTGGACGAGGCGATGGAGAAGGAGATCTGGCCGAAGCTGATGGCGCTGGGCCTCAAGGAGCCCCTCACCGACGAGTCCTCCGCGGGCTGCTACGGAGGAAGCCCCCAGCTCGACATCTACCTGACCCCCAACATGGCCGGCCGGGGCCTGACCCTCCCGGAGGGCTTGGACAACACGCAGGCCGCCACCTACATCCTGCTGTGGGACGGGCTCGCCGGTGACGACCTCAAGGGCGCGGCGACGCACGAGCTGATGCACGCCATCCAGTGGTCCTACAAGACGAAGGGCCCGCAGTCCGGCTACGGATGGATCCGCGATGCGACCGCGAACTGGGCCATCGACCAGGTGTATGGGCAGAAGCTTCAGCTGGAGCACGACTACGCCGACTGCTTCATGAGCAGCCCGGAGCTGTCCCTGGAGGACCGCTCCCCGGGCCACTGCACCTCCCCGGCGGCGGGCAGCTCGGCGGCGCGCGACTACGGCGCCTATCTGTTCTTCCAATTCCTGGCGAAGAAGCACGGCCCGAACGTCGTGGTGGCGGCGCTGGAGAAGCTGACCACGGAGACCTCCAGCCTCACCGCGGTGGACTCCGCCGTCCCCGGCAGGCTGGAGAAGACCTGGCCGGAGTTCGCGAAGGTGCTCTGGAACCAGGCGCCCATCGACGCCAAGGCGGAGTCCTTCGCGAAGTGGGACCAGCTCACGGAGAAGGTGAAGTCCACCGCGCTCAACGGCGATCTGGCCGGTGCGCCCGAGAAAAAAGAAGAGCTCCACGACGAGCTGAAGAACCTGTCCAACCACTACGAGCACTTCACGTTCAGCGACCCGAACACGCGCTCGCTGCTCTTCCACAACGGGTGGTTCAAGAACATCACCGAGTCGAAGGATCCGGTGAAGGTGATCGCGCTCTGGAACGACGCGAGCGGAACGTGGCACGAGGAGGACTGGAGCGATTACGAGTACGTGGGCCTCTGCCGTGACATGAAGTCGCAGCGGGCCCAGGACCTGATCATCATCACCAGCAACGCGAAGTTCCAGCCCGGTGGCGGTGGGAGCCTGAAGGCGCAGAAGACGCCCTACCTCAAGCGCAGCAACGTGGGCTGCTGGAAGTACAAGGGCACCTCGAAGGCGGTCCTGACGGGGGCGAACTGGTCAGGCCAGGGAAAAATCCTCGACTCGAACCTGGAGTACCAGGTGCTGGGAGCCTTCGCGAACGCGGACTACGACCATCCGAGCCTGCCGCACACGAAGCGGCTGGGCGCCTTCATGATCATGCCCGCCAGCGGCGACTTCACGCTCGACGTCGACTACAACTTCGGAGGCTGCCGGTACACGCACGGGCCCACGAAGTACGCGCTGGTCGCGAATGGAGGGGTGATGGTGATGAACCCCTTCAACGAGTTGAAGTCGCCGGATCCCGACACCCAGAACTGGCTGTCGCACGCCTCGCGCTCGTACACGTCAGCGATTGGTGATGGACGCATCGTGGATATCGCCGTCGGCGGCGGCCCGGACTGCAAGGGGCCGGAGAAGGATGCCCCCGGGACCATCGTCTTGACGGACTCGGGTTCACCGCCGCTCGCGAAGCCCAACGGCGAGCTGTCCGGGACGTTCCTCTACGCGGGCTCCACCTTCACCTGGACGCTGCAGCCGCAGATGGAACCCTGA
- the bla gene encoding subclass B3 metallo-beta-lactamase, with translation MRLQTITRALAAFLLHATPTAAAPPPLPQLQAYTVDAAWLQPMEPLRIADHTWQIGTQELTALLVETQDGLVLLDGGMPQMADHLLANLKRRGFAPQDLRLLLSSHAHADHAGPFAALKRRTGARVVASAESAVMLARGGSNDLHFGDDITFPPVEVDRVVMDGEVVSQGGVEFTAHFMPGHTPGSIGWTWNDTREGKPVRIAYADSLSAPGYKLLANPRYPRIVDDYRRSFATVRALPCDVLLTPHPGSSGWDYAAGPAAGAKAMSCKAYADASERDFNTQLAEQRHKAR, from the coding sequence ATGCGCCTCCAGACCATCACCCGCGCCCTCGCCGCATTTCTGCTGCACGCCACGCCCACCGCCGCCGCGCCGCCGCCCCTGCCGCAATTGCAGGCCTATACCGTGGATGCGGCCTGGCTCCAGCCCATGGAGCCGCTGCGCATCGCCGACCACACCTGGCAGATCGGCACCCAGGAGCTGACCGCCCTGCTGGTGGAGACCCAGGACGGCCTCGTGCTGCTCGATGGCGGCATGCCCCAGATGGCCGACCATCTGCTGGCCAACCTGAAGCGCCGCGGCTTCGCGCCACAGGACCTGCGCCTGCTGCTGAGCAGCCACGCGCATGCCGACCACGCCGGCCCCTTCGCCGCACTGAAGCGCCGCACCGGCGCGCGGGTCGTGGCCAGCGCCGAGTCCGCGGTGATGCTGGCGCGCGGAGGCAGCAACGACCTGCACTTCGGTGACGACATCACCTTCCCGCCCGTCGAGGTGGACCGCGTGGTCATGGACGGCGAGGTCGTCTCGCAAGGCGGCGTCGAGTTCACCGCGCACTTCATGCCGGGGCACACCCCGGGCAGCATCGGCTGGACGTGGAACGATACCCGGGAGGGCAAACCGGTCCGCATTGCCTACGCAGACAGCCTCAGCGCTCCCGGTTACAAGTTGCTGGCCAACCCGCGCTACCCGCGCATCGTCGACGACTACCGGCGCAGCTTCGCCACCGTGCGCGCCCTGCCCTGCGATGTGCTGCTGACCCCGCATCCAGGCTCCAGCGGCTGGGACTATGCAGCCGGCCCCGCGGCCGGCGCCAAGGCAATGAGCTGCAAGGCCTACGCAGATGCCTCCGAGCGCGACTTCAACACGCAACTGGCAGAGCAGCGCCACAAGGCCCGGTAA
- a CDS encoding sigma-54-dependent transcriptional regulator: MTRTRILLVDDEPGVRLGMKGYLTQHGFDVAEATSVAEAQEGFRTHRPDVAVIDYRLPDGTALELLPRLKELDAAVPLVVLTGHGSIELAVQAVKEGAEQFLTKPLELAVLKVVLERLVAQRRERQRLAADRSRTARTQVDPFLGNSLAIRALRDEAERVRDSDSPVLVTGETGSGKSVLARWLHEGGPRKEAPFVDLNCAALSKDLLDSELFGHEKGAFTSAVAAKQGLLEVADRGTLFLDEIGDMDVAVQPKLLKVLEEKRFRRLGDVKDRRVDVRLVAATHQDLQVAAREKRFRSDLYFRISTLILHVPPLRERAEDVPVLARHFLAEMGAHRGRGQVELEPDAERALMAYAWPGNIRELRNVLERAVLLSGSARLSRSALRFESLLPAEEPLGEDLTLEELEHRHIERVLARESGHVERAAAKLGISRSSLYAKLKGWQRG; the protein is encoded by the coding sequence ATGACGCGCACCCGCATCCTGCTCGTGGACGACGAGCCCGGCGTCCGGCTGGGCATGAAGGGCTACCTCACGCAGCACGGCTTCGACGTGGCCGAGGCCACCAGCGTGGCGGAGGCCCAGGAGGGCTTCCGCACGCACCGGCCCGACGTGGCCGTCATCGACTACCGGCTGCCGGACGGCACCGCGCTGGAGCTGCTGCCGCGGCTCAAGGAGCTGGACGCGGCGGTGCCCCTGGTGGTGCTGACCGGGCACGGCTCCATCGAGCTCGCGGTGCAGGCGGTGAAGGAAGGCGCCGAGCAGTTCCTCACCAAGCCGCTGGAGCTGGCGGTGCTCAAGGTGGTGCTGGAGCGGCTGGTGGCCCAGCGGCGCGAGCGGCAGCGGCTGGCCGCGGACCGCTCGCGCACGGCGCGCACCCAGGTGGACCCCTTCCTGGGCAACAGCCTCGCAATCCGAGCGCTGCGCGACGAGGCGGAGCGCGTGCGTGACAGCGACAGCCCGGTGCTCGTCACCGGCGAGACGGGCAGCGGCAAGAGCGTGCTCGCGCGCTGGCTGCATGAAGGCGGGCCGCGCAAGGAGGCGCCCTTCGTGGACCTCAACTGCGCGGCGCTGTCCAAGGACCTGCTGGACTCAGAGCTGTTCGGCCATGAGAAGGGCGCCTTCACCAGCGCGGTGGCCGCGAAGCAGGGCCTGCTGGAGGTGGCGGACCGGGGCACGCTGTTCCTGGATGAGATTGGCGACATGGACGTGGCCGTCCAGCCCAAGCTGCTCAAGGTGCTGGAGGAGAAGCGCTTCCGCCGGCTGGGCGACGTGAAGGACCGGCGCGTGGACGTGCGGCTCGTCGCGGCCACGCACCAGGACCTGCAGGTGGCCGCGCGCGAGAAGCGCTTCCGCAGCGACCTGTACTTCCGCATCAGCACGCTCATCCTCCACGTACCGCCCTTGCGCGAGCGCGCGGAGGACGTGCCGGTGCTCGCGCGCCACTTCCTGGCTGAGATGGGCGCGCACCGGGGCCGCGGCCAGGTGGAGCTGGAGCCGGACGCGGAGCGCGCGCTGATGGCCTACGCCTGGCCGGGCAACATCCGCGAGCTGCGCAACGTGCTGGAGCGCGCCGTGCTCCTGTCCGGCAGCGCCCGCCTGTCACGGAGCGCCCTGCGCTTCGAGTCCCTGCTCCCCGCCGAGGAGCCCCTGGGCGAGGACCTCACGCTGGAGGAGCTGGAGCACCGCCACATCGAGCGCGTGCTGGCGCGCGAGAGCGGCCACGTGGAGCGAGCGGCGGCGAAGCTGGGCATCTCCCGCAGCTCGCTGTACGCGAAGCTCAAGGGCTGGCAGCGGGGCTAG